The nucleotide window TTCTTCATCAGAAAGTTTAACTTTGATAGACACAACCTCATATTCTGCCAGTGTTTTTCCAGACAACTCCTTAGGGGTTCTGCGGTAGACAATATCGCCAATTAGACGTTCTAATTCTTTGTGGTTTCCATCACCTCTTTCTGGTGTTGCGGTTAGACCCAAACGATAGGGAGCAATGGAATCCTCGGCAATATTACGAAAAAAATCTGTGGGGAGATGATGACACTCATCAAAAATCAATAAACCATAAGAATTTCCCAACGTCACTGAGTGAATATTGGCACTGTGATAGGTAGCAATTAAAATGGGGGTAAAATCCTGGCTTCCTCCTCCTAATAGTCCCACCTCTACCCCTTTTATGTTTTCTTTAATCTCTCCATACCACTGATGCATTAAGTCCAAAGTTGGCACCACAATCAAGGTAGTAGTTGCCACATAGGCAATAACCAAATGTGCCAGAAAGGTTTTACCCCCCCCTGTAGGCAATACCACCACCCCCTTTCCACCAGCCCTTTTCCAGGCAGCCAAAGCCTCTCGCTGATGGGCAAATGGGGTTTTGCTAGAAAAAAGGCGTATCTGGAGGGGGTAATAAGCCCTTGCCTCGTCTACTATTTCGATACCCTCTTGCTGTAAACTCTCTATTAGAGGACGATAACAGTATCCTGGGATTCTAAACCTCTCAATACGATCATCCCATGTTGCGAACTCAATCCACTTCTTTCCTCTTGGCGGCGGGTGTAGAATAAGTGTGCCTCTATCATATATTAGCCTACTTTTTCTTACCACCCTTCTATGCGAACACAATACGCCCCATTCTACCATATTGCCCATCTTATCACTTTTCTCACAAAATAGTCAAGGTCCAGCGGAGAAAAATTTGGAAGAAACTAAGTAGCCCTTGAGTTAAAACCGGGAAAAACCGAGAAAATGCCGATAAACGGTTTCCTGTTTGATTTACCGCAATTGATATAATATAATGAGCCCATTATAGGAAGAGGAAAACCCCATGGCGGATTATCAAAATATAACAAAAAATCTGGGAAGTATTCAGGTAATTTCTGAGGAAAAAAAAGTAAAACAACTTTCCCATGACTACTTCCACTTTAGTCCTATTTTGGCTGAGAAATTAGCGGACAAAAAAGGGGACTTAGTGGTATTGCCCACTTGTGAAGAGGAAATTTTAAGGGTAGCAAGAATATGTGTAGAAAATAGAATCCCCATTACCGTGAGGGGAGCCGGCACGGGTAACTATGGGCAATGCATACCCCTGAAGGGGGGAGTGATTCTGGATATGAGTCAGATGAGGGGCATAAAACGAATAGAAGCGGGCGTGGCTGTGGTGGAGGCGGGTGTCAAAATGGGCGTTTTAGAAAGAGAAGCTAGAAAAAAAGGATGGGAGTTGAGGATGTTCCCATCTACCTATAAGATTGCGACCTTAGGAGGGTTTATTGCTGGCGGCAGCGGTGGGATTGGTTCCATTAACTACGGGCAATTGAGGGACAGGGGCAACGTTCATAAAGTAAAAGTAGTCACTTTGGAACAAGAGCCGAGAATAATCCAGTTAACAGGGGACGAAACCCAACAAGTCAATCATGCTTATGGCACAAATGGAATCATGACAGAGATTGAGATTCCTCTGGCACCCGCAAACAATTGGCTGGATATAATTGTCATTTTTGATGACTTCATGACTGCTGTAAAATTTGGACAAGAATTGGCGGACAGCGATGGGATCGTCAAAAGACTAATTAGTATTCATGCTCATCCTATTCCTAAATATTTTACTAGTTTAAATTCCTACATCCCCGAGGGAAAACATTGTGCTTTTTTACTAATAGCAGAAAACTGTTTGCTGCCTCTTGGGGAGCTGGTAAAACAGTGGGGAGGGGAAATAAGTTATCTCAACGGCGCCGACGAGGATAGGGGAATAAATCTAATCGAATTTACTTGGAATCATACCACCCTACATGCCAGAAATATTGACAATAATATCACCTACTTACAGACCTTTTTCTGGGATTTGGAACAAGTGGAAAAAATGTACCACCATTTTGGGGATGAAGTGATGCTTCATCTCGAGTTTTTGAGAGTAAAGGGCAGAGCAATTCCTGCTGGTTTGCAGCTGGTTAGGTATACCACGGAAAAGCGTTTGAATGAGATTATTAGATACCATGAGGAAAATGGGGCAACCATAGCCAATCCCCACACCTACATTTTGGAAGAGGGGGGAAGGAAACAAATAGATATTGAACAGTTAAAATTCAAACAGATGGTTGATCCCTTTGGTTTGATGAATCCAGGAAAAATGAAAGCCTGGGAATTGTCACAATCAGGATAGGGTTATTTGGCTCACTGACTTGTTTGTGGAAGCCAAAACCTGTTACAAGCCCATTTACCGCCTTGTAAAAGCCAAATTTTTTCCATTTCCATTTAGCTTCCCCATTCCGATATAATTAACTTCTTCTATAGCCGGCGCCTTAGGCTTAATTTCTAGCATGCAGACGGTTACTTTTTACATACATCTCCGGGAAAACAATATGAAAACTGCACTCATTTTCTCTTAACATAACACCCGGAGAAAATTACTTTAATTTTTCTCAATATAGCGGCTTACAAATATTGCAAAAACAAAAAGATGTTTCAGACATGCCAAAGAAACGAGAAGTCAAAGACATTGATGAACTAGAAAGAAAATACCTAAGAGGTGAAAAAGGCCAAGAATTCAGAGCTCTTATGGTAAAACCGGTAGAAGAATTAGGAACTGTAAATGATCTGTCCAAACCTACTGATATCCCTGAAAGAACCATATACGATTGGCTTTAAGATTAGAATAAAAAAAGACCTAACTGACATCAAAGGCTATGACGGCGGTCTAGGACCTAAAATGTCCCAAATAGACAAAGATAGATTACTCCCCTGGCAAATGAAAGAAATAAAAGCTCTCATAAAACAAAAACCCAACGTTGTTAAATCCTCTGATGTTCATATAAGAAGGATTCTTAGAAGCCTTGATCTGCTATACATAAAACCTCACCCTATTGACCATAGAAAACCAGAAAATGCAAAACAATAGTCTTATACGAGGCTTTCTGAAGTTTTCAGAAGATTGCTAGGAAAATACAAACA belongs to Geminocystis sp. M7585_C2015_104 and includes:
- a CDS encoding DEAD/DEAH box helicase family protein, whose product is MVEWGVLCSHRRVVRKSRLIYDRGTLILHPPPRGKKWIEFATWDDRIERFRIPGYCYRPLIESLQQEGIEIVDEARAYYPLQIRLFSSKTPFAHQREALAAWKRAGGKGVVVLPTGGGKTFLAHLVIAYVATTTLIVVPTLDLMHQWYGEIKENIKGVEVGLLGGGSQDFTPILIATYHSANIHSVTLGNSYGLLIFDECHHLPTDFFRNIAEDSIAPYRLGLTATPERGDGNHKELERLIGDIVYRRTPKELSGKTLAEYEVVSIKVKLSDEEKQCYHQAIKTRNEFLKKYNISLKGIEGWHLFVKVSSTSIEGRRAMLAHRTAKEIALGTEAKIRVLAELLARHYPDKILIFTHDNATVYLISQRFLIPAITHQTPVKERYEILNAYRQGLYKIVVASHVLNEGIDVPSAKIAIILSGTGSSREYIQRLGRILRRGNHEQKLAILYEIIAENTLEEITSARRKEGLNFSAHTPTFKAAESTPQWRVDD
- a CDS encoding FAD-binding oxidoreductase, whose translation is MADYQNITKNLGSIQVISEEKKVKQLSHDYFHFSPILAEKLADKKGDLVVLPTCEEEILRVARICVENRIPITVRGAGTGNYGQCIPLKGGVILDMSQMRGIKRIEAGVAVVEAGVKMGVLEREARKKGWELRMFPSTYKIATLGGFIAGGSGGIGSINYGQLRDRGNVHKVKVVTLEQEPRIIQLTGDETQQVNHAYGTNGIMTEIEIPLAPANNWLDIIVIFDDFMTAVKFGQELADSDGIVKRLISIHAHPIPKYFTSLNSYIPEGKHCAFLLIAENCLLPLGELVKQWGGEISYLNGADEDRGINLIEFTWNHTTLHARNIDNNITYLQTFFWDLEQVEKMYHHFGDEVMLHLEFLRVKGRAIPAGLQLVRYTTEKRLNEIIRYHEENGATIANPHTYILEEGGRKQIDIEQLKFKQMVDPFGLMNPGKMKAWELSQSG